One genomic region from Verrucomicrobiota bacterium encodes:
- a CDS encoding FHA domain-containing protein — MARLLIISGAAQAQAIELKPGVIRLGRSLENDYFLNDLTVSDKHCEIVFQNDSVLVRDLDSTNGTWIDGQPIIESELHHGQSLHLGHVELVLETVPPTVAIPPLPVQQIVSHHVLPDGYPSCIYHPTRHATLHCTHCNKLFCNACVHKLRRLGGKTVICCPACSSQCVLSAWSVDMKRKKKSFLGTFFGNVKDRFKRLQGE; from the coding sequence ATGGCCAGATTGCTTATTATATCCGGGGCCGCCCAGGCACAGGCAATCGAGCTGAAGCCGGGGGTGATTCGGCTCGGTCGAAGTCTGGAGAACGATTATTTTCTCAATGACCTCACCGTGTCCGACAAACATTGCGAGATCGTGTTCCAAAATGACTCCGTGCTGGTTCGTGATCTCGACTCGACCAACGGAACATGGATCGACGGACAGCCCATCATCGAATCCGAACTCCACCACGGTCAGTCCTTGCACTTGGGCCACGTCGAGCTGGTCCTGGAGACGGTGCCACCTACGGTGGCCATCCCTCCCCTGCCCGTCCAACAGATCGTGTCGCATCACGTCCTGCCGGACGGTTATCCTTCCTGCATTTACCACCCGACAAGGCACGCCACCTTGCATTGCACGCATTGCAACAAACTGTTCTGTAATGCCTGTGTTCACAAACTCCGACGACTAGGCGGCAAGACAGTGATCTGTTGTCCCGCGTGCAGTTCGCAATGCGTTCTGAGCGCCTGGAGTGTTGATATGAAGCGGAAAAAGAAATCCTTCTTGGGAACATTTTTCGGCAATGTGAAAGACCGGTTCAAACGTCTTCAGGGAGAATGA
- a CDS encoding MOSC domain-containing protein, whose amino-acid sequence MSTSDSPALSGRVASLHLHPAQGGAPLTSVDFVEVVAGKGILGNPRYFDRLSRTTGQPSRRQVSLIGREQITEHATALALQSIAPGAVRANIETSGLDLIALLGAKVQIGEAILLFYEARMPCSKMDAICVGLRALMADQRQGVMAEVIQSGRIRVGDSISPVQ is encoded by the coding sequence ATGAGCACTTCTGACTCCCCTGCCCTATCCGGCCGCGTTGCCTCCCTGCATTTGCATCCGGCGCAAGGAGGCGCACCACTGACAAGCGTTGACTTTGTGGAAGTCGTCGCCGGCAAAGGCATCTTGGGTAATCCGCGTTACTTCGACCGGCTCAGCCGCACCACCGGCCAGCCAAGCCGACGCCAGGTCAGTTTGATCGGACGTGAACAAATCACCGAACACGCTACCGCGTTGGCTTTGCAATCCATCGCTCCTGGCGCGGTGCGCGCGAACATTGAAACATCCGGCTTGGACCTGATCGCCTTGCTTGGTGCGAAAGTTCAAATCGGCGAAGCCATCCTCCTATTTTATGAAGCGCGCATGCCCTGTTCCAAAATGGACGCGATCTGCGTCGGTCTGCGCGCACTCATGGCTGACCAGCGCCAGGGCGTGATGGCCGAGGTGATTCAATCCGGCAGGATTCGCGTTGGCGACAGCATTTCGCCCGTTCAATGA
- a CDS encoding prepilin-type N-terminal cleavage/methylation domain-containing protein, with amino-acid sequence MLTHSNYSKRPARRAFTLIELLVVIAIIAILASILLPTLAKSKMKATGAYCQSNERQLQLAFIMYADDNNGTMEGGVFTYSDGTKTVKVDTYAGGYWPGPSPDITAGMTVETATLAVQKGFSMGPLWSYCSSFGVYHCPGDLRYRLRRPGAHWAYDSYSKADGMGGFTAGGQPAIWNPNTLPIYKIATVPEPARTMVFLEEPDSRNYNLGTWVINADSHGWVDPVAAFHLNANTISFLDGHVEGHKWVEAGTLRAATAAQNNLDTPFGWTKAPNDRDFAWVEPRYKYASWPKYLK; translated from the coding sequence ATGTTGACGCATAGCAATTACAGCAAGAGGCCCGCGCGGCGCGCATTCACCTTGATTGAACTCTTGGTGGTCATCGCCATCATTGCGATCCTCGCCTCGATTCTCCTGCCCACCCTGGCGAAATCAAAGATGAAAGCGACGGGTGCTTACTGCCAGAGCAATGAGCGACAACTCCAACTGGCCTTCATCATGTACGCAGACGACAACAACGGCACGATGGAAGGGGGAGTGTTCACCTACAGTGATGGCACCAAAACGGTGAAGGTGGACACTTATGCGGGCGGATATTGGCCCGGCCCATCGCCAGATATTACAGCCGGCATGACGGTCGAGACCGCGACCCTTGCAGTGCAGAAGGGTTTCAGCATGGGACCGCTTTGGTCGTATTGTTCGAGCTTTGGCGTTTATCACTGTCCGGGGGATTTACGTTATCGACTCCGCAGGCCCGGCGCACACTGGGCCTATGACAGTTACTCCAAGGCCGACGGGATGGGCGGCTTCACAGCGGGTGGTCAACCGGCGATCTGGAATCCGAACACGCTCCCCATCTATAAAATCGCGACCGTTCCTGAACCCGCGCGCACGATGGTTTTCCTGGAAGAACCTGATTCCCGTAACTACAACCTCGGCACATGGGTGATCAACGCCGACAGCCATGGCTGGGTCGATCCGGTTGCTGCTTTCCATCTCAACGCCAACACAATCAGTTTTCTCGACGGCCATGTCGAAGGCCACAAATGGGTCGAGGCCGGTACGCTTAGGGCGGCGACGGCGGCTCAAAATAATTTGGACACGCCGTTCGGTTGGACGAAGGCACCCAACGATCGCGACTTCGCCTGGGTCGAACCGCGCTACAAATACGCCTCGTGGCCGAAGTATTTGAAGTGA
- the serS gene encoding serine--tRNA ligase, translating to MLDSKVIREKPDFVRERLASRGAGDESQIAGVLALDERRRKHLAEVEQLKAQRNRVSKEIGILMGQKKSAEAEAKKNETREIGNRIAELDKTLAEVEASLHESLLRLPNLPHKSVVVGKSAEDNPVVRGYGEKPTFSFKPKSHIELCESLKLIDFVRGAKLSGSGFLLYTHWGAKLERALIQFLIDLHTSDHGYTEISPPYIVSRDCMTGVGQFPKFEDQAYAVQEGKDGSTMGKLYLVPTAEAPVANIHREEILKENQLPIYYCAYSPCFRAEAGAAGVGTRGMIRVHQFDKVELIKIVKPENSYDELEKMVVNAERVLQLLGLHYRVIQLCTGDMGFASAMTYDLEVWAPGQGSYLEVSSCSNCEDFQARRMNLRFKAATGENKYAHVLNGSGTALARLFVALVETHQQADGSLTIPEKLRPYLKTDRITA from the coding sequence ATGCTCGACAGCAAAGTGATTCGTGAAAAGCCGGATTTCGTGCGGGAACGCCTGGCGTCGCGTGGAGCCGGGGACGAGTCGCAGATCGCCGGAGTGCTGGCTTTGGACGAGCGGCGACGCAAACACCTTGCTGAAGTCGAACAGTTGAAGGCGCAACGCAATCGCGTCTCCAAGGAAATCGGCATCTTGATGGGACAAAAGAAATCTGCGGAAGCCGAAGCGAAGAAAAACGAGACCAGAGAAATTGGCAATCGCATCGCCGAATTGGACAAGACGCTTGCGGAAGTCGAAGCCTCACTCCACGAAAGTCTGCTGCGCCTGCCGAATTTGCCCCACAAGTCGGTAGTCGTCGGTAAGAGCGCGGAGGACAATCCGGTTGTCCGCGGGTACGGTGAGAAACCAACATTTTCCTTCAAACCCAAATCGCACATTGAACTTTGTGAAAGTTTGAAGCTGATTGATTTTGTTCGCGGCGCGAAACTTTCGGGCAGCGGCTTCCTGCTGTACACACATTGGGGCGCCAAACTGGAGCGGGCGCTCATTCAATTCTTGATTGATTTGCACACCTCGGACCACGGCTACACGGAGATCTCGCCACCGTACATCGTGAGCCGTGATTGCATGACCGGCGTGGGTCAGTTTCCAAAGTTTGAAGACCAGGCCTATGCGGTGCAGGAGGGCAAAGATGGTTCGACGATGGGCAAATTGTATCTCGTTCCGACGGCGGAAGCGCCGGTGGCCAACATCCATCGCGAGGAAATTCTCAAGGAGAACCAGTTGCCGATTTATTATTGCGCCTACAGTCCTTGCTTTCGCGCCGAGGCCGGCGCGGCGGGCGTGGGCACGCGCGGCATGATTCGCGTCCATCAGTTCGACAAGGTCGAACTGATCAAAATCGTGAAACCTGAAAACAGCTACGATGAGTTGGAAAAAATGGTGGTGAATGCCGAGCGCGTTTTACAGTTGTTGGGACTTCATTACCGCGTGATTCAACTGTGCACCGGTGACATGGGCTTTGCCAGCGCCATGACTTACGACCTCGAAGTCTGGGCGCCAGGGCAGGGGAGTTATCTGGAAGTTTCGAGTTGTTCCAATTGCGAGGATTTTCAGGCGCGCCGAATGAATCTCCGGTTCAAAGCGGCGACTGGCGAAAACAAATACGCGCACGTTCTCAACGGCAGCGGCACGGCACTCGCCCGGCTGTTTGTCGCGCTGGTGGAAACGCACCAGCAAGCGGACGGCAGCCTCACCATCCCGGAAAAGTTACGACCGTATCTCAAAACCGACCGGATTACTGCGTGA
- a CDS encoding 3-isopropylmalate dehydratase: MQSVFTGPVYVVRDNIDTDQIIPAQYLNLVPTIPEEYEKLGAYAMCGLPESLYPIRYVKEGQLDSEYPIVLAGRNFGCGSSREHAPIALGSAGCKIVLAESFARIFFRNCVATGELYPCEITERLIDTLKTGDAVTVDLDAASVRVHSTKKVYSFKPLGDVRPVVDAGGLFNYARQSGMIPAQS, encoded by the coding sequence ATGCAATCTGTTTTTACCGGTCCGGTCTATGTGGTGCGCGATAACATCGACACCGATCAAATCATTCCCGCGCAATACCTGAATCTCGTTCCTACCATTCCGGAGGAATACGAAAAGCTGGGCGCCTACGCCATGTGCGGCTTGCCGGAATCGCTTTACCCGATTCGTTACGTGAAGGAGGGACAACTCGACAGCGAATATCCCATCGTCCTTGCAGGCCGCAATTTTGGCTGTGGCAGTTCGCGCGAACACGCACCCATTGCACTGGGTTCGGCAGGATGCAAGATCGTGCTGGCGGAAAGTTTTGCGCGGATTTTCTTTCGCAACTGTGTCGCCACCGGTGAACTTTATCCCTGCGAAATCACGGAACGTTTGATTGACACGCTTAAGACTGGCGACGCGGTCACGGTCGATCTGGACGCGGCTTCCGTCAGAGTCCATTCGACGAAGAAGGTTTATTCGTTCAAACCGTTGGGCGACGTGCGCCCCGTGGTCGATGCTGGCGGCTTGTTTAATTACGCACGGCAGTCGGGCATGATTCCAGCGCAATCGTAA